A section of the Babylonia areolata isolate BAREFJ2019XMU chromosome 1, ASM4173473v1, whole genome shotgun sequence genome encodes:
- the LOC143286868 gene encoding galactosylceramide sulfotransferase-like, translated as MHALKILTDCGTWQDDDMHVLMILTESGMWQAEDDEMHLLKILRKRSRWQWKAEDPEDPYLFLKTMVKMTSGSGWRRDGHRDVVEAGDGPPGFGGGDEGGHRGPTLKECSPRPQPFFEKVGQVHKAGSSTVANILQRYGFARGLNFVLPRKRVHSQSYNYLSLPNQTLTLQHLIPPPSGQHYHLLWNHAIYDGRFFHQLMPRDTFFFAILRHPLAQFVSSFEYYGRMTGGKMKSALERNDTNPLALYLHYPDMFPWQGGPLSYTRNKQSQDLGMNVSHVQNGTLRRQYLQQLGRDFHWVMITEYFDESLVILRRLLCWEIRDILYIPRNKNPFKKNRVFTPEDRQVHYLLNEADYDLSFF; from the exons ATGCACGCCCTGAAGATCCTCACGGATTGTGGGACATGGCAGGACGACGACATGCACGTCTTGATGATCCTCACAGAGAGTGGGATGTGGCAGGCGGAAGACGACGAAATGCACCTCCTGAAGATCCTCAGGAAACGGAGCAGATGGCAGTGGAAGGCCGAAGACCCCGAAGACCCGTACCTCTTTCTGAAAACTATGGTGAAGATGACGTCTGGGAGTGGGTGGAGAAGAGACGGCCACAGAgacgtggtggag GCGGGAGACGGCCCACCCGGGTTTGGGGGCGGGGACGAGGGGGGACACAGGGGCCCGACTTTAAAGGAGTGCTCCCCCAGACCCCAGCCCTTCTTTGAAAAG GTTGGCCAGGTCCACAAGGCGGGCAGCTCCACAGTGGCCAACATCCTGCAGCGCTATGGCTTTGCCCGAGGTCTCAACTTCGTTCTGCCGCGCAAACGCGTGCACTCCCAATCTTACAACTACCTGTCCCTGCCCAACCAGACCCTGACTCTTCAGCACCTCATCCCACCGCCCAGTGGCCAGCACTACCACCTCCTTTGGAACCACGCCATCTACGACGGCCGCTTCTTCCACCAGCTGATGCCCCGGGACACGTTCTTCTTCGCCATCCTCAGACATCCCCTGGCACAGTTCGTGTCCTCTTTCGAGTACTACGGCCGCATGACCGGCGGGAAGATGAAATCCGCCCTGGAGAGGAACGACACCAACCCGCTGGCTTTGTACCTGCACTACCCGGACATGTTCCCGTGGCAGGGCGGTCCCCTGTCCTACACACGCAACAAACAGTCCCAGGACCTAGGCATGAACGTGTCGCACGTGCAGAACGGCACCTTGAGGCGGCAGTACCTGCAGCAGCTGGGCCGGGACTTCCACTGGGTCATGATCACTGAGTACTTCGACGAGTCGCTGGTGATCCTGAGGCGTCTGCTGTGCTGGGAGATCCGGGACATCCTCTACATCCCCAGGAACAAAAACCCTTTCAAGAAGAACCGAGTGTTCACGCCTGAGGACAGACAGGTGCACTATTTGCTGAACGAGGCCGACTATGACCTGTCATTCTTCTGA